The Bacteroidales bacterium nucleotide sequence CAAAAGCAAATATCAAATCTTTGCTTGACCAAAGACCCGATGAAGTAACCGTTTTGCGAAACAACCAACCCCAAACCGTAAAGGCAGAAAGCGTAAACATTGGCGAAATCATACAATTAAAATCGGGCGAAAAATTGGGATTAGACGGAGTTTTGTTATCCGAAACAGCATCATTTAACACCGCAGCTTTAACAGGCGAAAGCAAACCCGATACCAAAGCCAAAGGCGAAACAGTTTTGGCAGGAATGATAAACCTAAACACCGTTGCACAGATAGAAGTTACCACAGCATACACCGATAGTAAGTTGAGTAAAATTTTAGAATTGGTACAAAATGCCACTTCACAAAAAGCACCGACAGAATTATTCATTAGAAAGTTTGCAAAAATATACACACCGATAGTTGTACTGTTAGCTATTCTAATTACAGCATTGCCCTACTTCTTTGTAGAAAATTATGTGTTCAGCCAATGGTTGTATCGTGCTTTGGTATTCCTTGTTATCTCTTGCCCTTGTGCATTGGTAATAAGTATTCCTTTAGGCTACTTTGGCGGAATTGGGGCAGCGAGTAAAAATGGAATATTGGTTAAGGGAAGCAACTTTTTGGATGTTCTTGCCAGCATACAAAATGTAGTAATGGATAAGACAGGTACAATGACGGAGGGCGTATTTAAAGTTCAGGAAGTTGTATTTGACAAGGCATTTGATGAGAAAGAAATTTTAGAAATGGTCAATGCTTTGGAAAGCCATAGTAGCCACCCCGTAGCAACTGCCATTCAAGAATATGTAGGCGATGTAAACCACAATATCCCATTAGAAAATATAGAGGAAATTGCAGGACACGGACTAAAGGCTAATGTAAATGGGAAAGAATTATTGGTAGGGAATTTTAAGCTGATGGATAAATTTTCTATTACTTATGACATAGACCCGAACAGCATTGTCTACACGGTAATCGCAGTGGCTTATGATAGAAAGTTTGTTGGTTACATTACCATTGCGGACAGCATAAAAGAAGACGCACAGGAAACCATAAATCTATTGCATAAGCTCAATGTTAAAGCTACTATGCTTAGCGGAGATAAAAGTACGGTTGTAAAGTATGTAGCGGAACAGTTGGGGATAGATAATGCTTTCGGAGATTTATTGCCTGAAGATAAAGTAAACAGAGTTAAAGAAATCAAAGCCAAAAATGAAACCGTTGCCTTTGTCGGAGACGGTGTAAATGATGCACCTGTTGTAGCGTTAAGTGATGTCGGTATTGCAATGGGCGGTTTAGGTAGCGATGCCACCATTGAAACAGCAGACGTAGTAATACAAGACGACAAGCCGAGTAAAATACCTATGGCAATCAATATCGGTAAACAGACAAAGAAAATTGTTTGGCAAAATATCACATTGGCATTTGTAGTAAAAGGAATTGTTTTAATACTTGGTGCAGGTGGCTTGGCAACAATGTGGGAAGCCGTTTTTGCCGATGTAGGTGTAGCATTATTGGCAATCTTAAACGCAGTACGAATACAACGAATGAAATTTTGACAAACCAACGCTAAAAGCAAGCACATTTGCAAACCGCACAAGGCGACACACAAGCCAAAGTTTGCAAAAGAGCTTGCTTTTTCCAACGCACGACAGAAAAAACAAAAAAATCTTTCCACGCTTCGCAAAAAATTAAATCTGCCGACACACCAAACCTGACAGACAAATACGAACGGACGGAAAAAACCACAGCTGCCAACATCGGTTTGGCGTTATGGCGGCTGACGTGCATAATTTGAGCTTAGTGCTACTATTAAACTTTTGTGCTAAATTTGGGCTGATGTTCCCTGATTGCCGCCACAAACGCCAAGCCGTGAACCGATAGAGAGCAATACGCTTCGCTTTACGGTTTTTCCATTTAAAATTTCTGTGATATGTAGAAGTTTTAAAGCGGGTTGAAGGTTCTAACTTTTTTGAGCATGAGCAAGAGATTGGTGAGAAATTTCTAAATTCTCAAAACCTATTGCTCTCTCCCGAATACTCGGGACGGCTTCGGAAATAATCGAGCTCTGGATAACGTTCTTTGTTCGATGCCTATTCCCGCATGAAGCGTACAGCTTCTATCACGAGAGTTACCTTCTGTGAGAAGGTCTTGTCAAAATTTTTGACGAGACCATTTAGCCCTTAGTTCTATTGCGTTGTTTAAGAAAAAAAACTATAAAAAAGAGGCTGCCCTTTTGAGGCAGCCTCTTTTTTTATTACATTTTAAATCAATTATTTTTTCTTGTTTTTTGCTTTATTTGAACTACTTTTTTTAGTAGATTTCTTATTGGGAAAGCGAACAGCAGCCTGAGCAGCAGCTAAGCGAGCTATAGGAACACGGAACGGAGAGCAGCTAACGTAGCTTAAGCCAAGCATATGGCAGAATTCGATAGAACTGGGTTCGCCACCATGTTCGCCACAGATACCGAGTTTTATGTCTTTGCGGGTAGAGCGACCTTTTTCGCATGCAATACGCATTAATTCGCCAACGCTATCGCGGTCAATTTGTTGGAATGGGTCAACAGGTAAAATTTTCTTTTCGAGGTATTCGGGTAAGAAACTTCCAATATCGTCACGAGAGAAGCCAAAGGTCATTTGTGTTAAGTCGTTGGTGCCAAATGAGAAGAATTGAGCATATTCGGCAATTTTATCGGCTGTTAATGCTGCTCGAGGAATTTCTATCATGGTACCAACTAAATGTGGTATTTCTTTTAATTTGAATTTTGCTAAAACTTCGGAGTAAACTTTTTGTATAAGTTCGTATTGGTGTTTTAACTCTGTAAATACAGAAGTTACAGGAATCATGATTTCGGGATAAGGATTCTTCTTTTCTTTGATGAGTTCGGCAGCTGCTTCAAAAATGGCTCTAACTTGCATTTCAGTAATTTCGGGGTAGGTAATGCCAAGACGAACACCACGGTGTCCCATCATGGGGTTGTTTTCGTGGAGTGAGTCGGCACGTTTATTAAATTCTTCTGAAGAAATATTTAAGCTATTGGCAAGTTTTTCGCGTTCTTCTTTAATATGAGGTACGAATTCGTTTAGAGGAGGGTCGAGGGTACGGAAGGTTACAGGTAGTCCGTCCATGGCTTCTAAGGTGCCTTTAACATCTTTTTTTACATATGGGAATAATTCATCTAAAGCAGCACGACGTTCTTTTTCGGTAGTAGAAACAATCATTTTGCGAAGTAAGAATAAAGGTTTTTCGCTACCCACACCATAAAACATATGTTCTGTGCGGAATAAACCAATACCTTCGGCTCCAAATGAGCGAGCTTTAGCTGCATCTTCTGGTGTATCGGCGTTGGTTCTGATTTTTAAAGTACGAATATTATCGCATAATTTCATGAACTTTACAAAATCTTTGTTTTCTTCGGCTGCTTTAATCATAGGTAGTTCGCCAAGATAAACGATACCTTTAGAGCCGTTGAGTGTAATCCAATCGCCTTCTTTTAAGATAGTACCATCGGCACATTTAATTGTTTTCTCGTTAACATCTATATTAAGGTTGCTAGCGCCAACAATACAGCATTTTCCCCATCCTCTTGCTACTAAGGCAGCATGGCTGGTCATACCACCTCTACCTGTAAGAATAGCTTCGGCAGCTCTCATACCGTCTATATCTTCGGGGTTTGTTTCTTCGCGAACCAAAATAACTTTTTTACCTTTTTTTGCCCATTCAACGGCATCGGCAGAATTGAATACTATTTGACCAGTAGC carries:
- the cadA gene encoding cadmium-translocating P-type ATPase is translated as MINTDKNHKHIYNVQGKQLCCTQEEKIYTNAGAKELIKEKHQHDHSDDDGHDHSHSDSNLFKVFLPSIISLVLLLVAVYLDNFLKPEWFTGLVRIVWYVVAYIPVGFPVIKEAVESIAKGEIFSEFLLMSIATIGAFAIGEYPEGVAVMLFYAVGEVFQTLAVKRAKANIKSLLDQRPDEVTVLRNNQPQTVKAESVNIGEIIQLKSGEKLGLDGVLLSETASFNTAALTGESKPDTKAKGETVLAGMINLNTVAQIEVTTAYTDSKLSKILELVQNATSQKAPTELFIRKFAKIYTPIVVLLAILITALPYFFVENYVFSQWLYRALVFLVISCPCALVISIPLGYFGGIGAASKNGILVKGSNFLDVLASIQNVVMDKTGTMTEGVFKVQEVVFDKAFDEKEILEMVNALESHSSHPVATAIQEYVGDVNHNIPLENIEEIAGHGLKANVNGKELLVGNFKLMDKFSITYDIDPNSIVYTVIAVAYDRKFVGYITIADSIKEDAQETINLLHKLNVKATMLSGDKSTVVKYVAEQLGIDNAFGDLLPEDKVNRVKEIKAKNETVAFVGDGVNDAPVVALSDVGIAMGGLGSDATIETADVVIQDDKPSKIPMAINIGKQTKKIVWQNITLAFVVKGIVLILGAGGLATMWEAVFADVGVALLAILNAVRIQRMKF
- a CDS encoding pyruvate, phosphate dikinase, yielding MATKKKTEKEKKYVYFFGNGEAEGKADMKELLGGKGANLAEMDSIGLPVPAGFTITTEVCTYYYQHNKTYPKELEKQVEKALARVEKIMGMKFGDKNNPLLVSVRSGARASMPGMMDTVLNVGLNDTTREGLIKKTKNPRFVYDSQRRLIQMYADVVMEKAAGIEPADGMGVRQQLEKEMEKLMHKKGVKHETELSADDLKELIVIYKKKVKEVLGKPFPEDAKDQLWGAIAAVFQSWNGKRAISYRKIEGIPDWWGTAVNVQSMVFGNMGETSATGVAFTRNPATGEKYFYGEWLPNAQGEDVVAGIRTPNPINEVGKSEHNKHLPSLETAMPKAYKQLDAIQKKLEKHYRDMLDIEFTIQEEKLYMLQCRVGKRNGPAAVRMALDMLDEKLITKEEAVLRVSPSQLDELLHPIIDPKKEKAAKKIGSGLPAGPGGATGQIVFNSADAVEWAKKGKKVILVREETNPEDIDGMRAAEAILTGRGGMTSHAALVARGWGKCCIVGASNLNIDVNEKTIKCADGTILKEGDWITLNGSKGIVYLGELPMIKAAEENKDFVKFMKLCDNIRTLKIRTNADTPEDAAKARSFGAEGIGLFRTEHMFYGVGSEKPLFLLRKMIVSTTEKERRAALDELFPYVKKDVKGTLEAMDGLPVTFRTLDPPLNEFVPHIKEEREKLANSLNISSEEFNKRADSLHENNPMMGHRGVRLGITYPEITEMQVRAIFEAAAELIKEKKNPYPEIMIPVTSVFTELKHQYELIQKVYSEVLAKFKLKEIPHLVGTMIEIPRAALTADKIAEYAQFFSFGTNDLTQMTFGFSRDDIGSFLPEYLEKKILPVDPFQQIDRDSVGELMRIACEKGRSTRKDIKLGICGEHGGEPSSIEFCHMLGLSYVSCSPFRVPIARLAAAQAAVRFPNKKSTKKSSSNKAKNKKK